The DNA segment GTCGCGCTTCCGACGTGAAGCGGGTCAAGGACTGGTCGAATACGCATTGCTGGCCTTACTGATTGCGCTGGCCGTCCTCGTTGCCCTCACCGTGTTCGGGCAAGCCGTATCGGGCCTTTATTCGCAGGTCCTTTCCCGCTGGCCATCGTGATTCGCTGGGGAAACCCGGGGCTTCTCGATCCGGGGGATCCCCTGGGAGTGCGGTGCCTAGGCACCGCACTCCTCCTTGTTTTGCAATCCGTTGTTCCCGCTTTCGCCCCGATGGGTGAACCCCTCGGAACCGGTAGGAGCCGCTTTCGCCAAGCCCCAGTCAGAAGAACCCCGCATCTCCCCGCGCTTCTGGGAAAGGTCGAAGGCCCATAACCGAAGAGCGTCCCGCCCGTTATTCATGATGGGATGAGCGCCCTATGGGGATCCTCCTATTCGGGATTCCCTCGAGGTCGATCCAGGGAAGCGATGCGCTTGGATTGCGCAACCCGAGATCGGAGCGGTCTTCCAGAGGAGCATCGCCGCCGGCGGCGCCCATCCTCCTGATGGAAAATACTTCCAGAGGAGGTGGAACATGCGTCGAATAGGACTCTGGCTCCTGATCCTGGGGTGGATGTTGCTTCCGGTGGGAACGGTGTGGGCCCAGGGACCATCCCCTACAGCGACCCCCGCTCTGGGTCGCCCCGTTCTGGTCAGGGGAAGCATCACCGCGGTCGGCGATCATTCTATTACATTGAACACCGAGCGGTGGGGCACCCTGGAGGTTCAGATCCGGGAGGCGACTCGTTTCCACGTCCCCGGCTTTGTGCGGGCGGACCTGAGTGAGGTGCGGGTGGGGGATCGGGCGACTGTCCACGGGCGCTGGCTGGAAGAGGGCCGATCCCTGGAGGCCCATTGGGTGATCATCCGGGGCCCGGTTCAGGTGCGTCATGGGCACGTGGTGCGAATCGACGTCGCGGCACGACGGTTGGAAATGAAGACCCGAGCGGGCGAGACGATCCCGGTGGAGTGGACCGCGCATACGCGCCTGCACGTCACGGGGGTGATCTCGCCGACATGGTCGGATATCGGCGTCGGCTATCCCGTCACGGTCATCGGGCATTTTGTGGAGGGAACGTTCTTGGCGGGCCGGGTGATCGCTCGGCGCCCTCATCGCCTGTTCCACGGCACCCTGCAGGGCGTGGAGGGGAACACTCTGGTGATCCAAACCCGGGAGGGTGAGCAGGTCCGG comes from the Thermoflexus sp. genome and includes:
- a CDS encoding DUF5666 domain-containing protein, yielding MRRIGLWLLILGWMLLPVGTVWAQGPSPTATPALGRPVLVRGSITAVGDHSITLNTERWGTLEVQIREATRFHVPGFVRADLSEVRVGDRATVHGRWLEEGRSLEAHWVIIRGPVQVRHGHVVRIDVAARRLEMKTRAGETIPVEWTAHTRLHVTGVISPTWSDIGVGYPVTVIGHFVEGTFLAGRVIARRPHRLFHGTLQGVEGNTLVIQTREGEQVRLVTDAHTRIRIPGHPHATLADLQVGDILTARAVGNPDGTWLARTVIARSPKLPKPGAQGPKPGAPPTRRP